The following DNA comes from Dehalococcoidales bacterium.
GTACTTTCATATCCCGCTTTATCGCCTCATACCCGATCGCATATGCCAGGTGGCTCTTGCCGACACCGGTGGGTCCGCAGATAAGCCAGTTCTGCTTCTCCATGATGAAGCCGCATGTCGCCATCTCAAGAACAACGCTCTTATCCAGGGCAGGCACTGCGCCGAAGTCGAACTGGGAGAGGAGCCTTATGCTCTCGAACCCGGCGGTCCTCTCCATTCGCTTCTGTTTCCTGTATCGGCGCCGTTCTATCTCATCATCGAGGAGCAGGGCGAGGAACTCCGTTGGTGTGAGGCTCTGTTCCCTTGCAAGCTCGGACCGCTCTTCCAGTGTATCCATCATGCCGGAGAGCCTCAGTTCCCGCAGTTTAGGGAGGAGTGGATGGTTTAGCATGATACCACCTCCCCTCCGAAGAACTCTTCGGCGCTTCGGGCGT
Coding sequences within:
- the istB gene encoding IS21-like element helper ATPase IstB, whose amino-acid sequence is MLNHPLLPKLRELRLSGMMDTLEERSELAREQSLTPTEFLALLLDDEIERRRYRKQKRMERTAGFESIRLLSQFDFGAVPALDKSVVLEMATCGFIMEKQNWLICGPTGVGKSHLAYAIGYEAIKRDMKVLSYPAHRLLTELFASRADGTYPRYMHKIITADLLILDDFGLRPITVQGAEDLYELIHQRYERGSIILTSNRSPSEWPELFGDSLLASAALDRLTHHARVTLITGESYRQKERRKGVQRADTKPEITDR